GTCCTAGACTGCAATCAAGTAACTGGGATTGTTACTTGTGGAGATTTGCAGAAAGCACCTGCCCGAATGTTACTGTTTGGCTTGGTGACGCTGCTAGAAATGAATCTGTTGCGACTAGTGCGGCTTTACTATCCCCAAGATTCCTGGCAGCAAGTCCTCAAAAGAGAGCGTTTAGTAGTCGCTCAAAGGCTATGGCGAGAAAGCCAGGAAAGAAACGAAGCCACGGATTTGTTAGATTATCTGCAATTCTGCGATAAACGAGAGTTAGTTTTAAATCAACCAGAACTCCTTCAGCAACTGGGACTAAAGTCGAAGCGGTTTGGCGAGCGCTTCCTCAAATCTGCTGAACAGTTACGAAACCGATTAGCTCACGCCCAAAATTTAGTTAGTGGTTCCTCTTGGACAGAGTTGATTTCTCTAGCAGAAGCAATGGAGACGCTTTTAATTCGCTGCGAGGATGTTGAGTAAAATGATCACCCCTTCTCTTGCAAAGACCAAAGCGAACTGCTCAGACTTCTCTCAAAGTTCAAATGTAACTACTGCAACTATTGATAGTTCTGTCAAGTCTACACTTGTAGATAAATTTTAGTAGTCCCTGGCTCAATTCTTTTAATAGAGTAAAAGTTACAATCTACGTCAATATAATTTAGCTATTAACGCGGCTTTTGAAGCGCATCGCTTAACTGAGTTCCTGTATAATTGGGAACCCAACCTTCTACAGTAGCGAAATAACGTACTGCTTTGAAGTGCAACGATACGGAAGGGCTACACCAATGCTCTACTCCAGCGGGGATGTAGAGATAGTCTTGTGCGTGAACTAAAAGCTGTATCTGGCTGCCATCAGCTCGCACAAAACCATAAATCATCTCTCCGGCCAAGACGTAAATAGGTTCAGCGGTAGTGTGAGTATGGTAACGGCTATAGGTTGCTATCAATGCCTGGAGATTAGGCGAACCTGGATGCACATTCAGCAAATCACACCAGAGAGAGCCATTTTCTTGCAGGATAAATTCGAAGACGCTGTTATGAAGTTCTAAAATATAGAGCTTCTCAGAGGATGTTACAACGTCTTGGTCTATCAAGTTTGGGAAAAGGAGGGATGTTCCTGGATCGTAGTGTCTGAGTTGTATGCCTAGAAGGGCAAGTTCACGAACTATCTCGTCTAAATCACTCTCGATTGTACCGTCGTCAAGTAGTAGGGTCGCCATGACAAAAGACTAATTAACTCTTAAGAAGAGTATACTTAACTTTACCTTAATAAGCCACTTTATCCGATAGACAAACTGGTGATTCTGTTTATTTAGTGTCTTTGATCTCTTGTGGTTAATGAATTAATTTGTGTTACCACTAAGACACTAAGACACTAAGTAGAATCATTTACCAATGACAGGGATAAAAGCAGATTTTTGACTCACCTGGAAAGGACTATTTACCCTATACCCATTTTCTAGTGAGGTTTATTTATTGGAGTTTAATCACACGACGACGTAGTAGGGCGCTGATTCCTGCAATCATTCCTAAACCTAAAATAGTTCCAGGCTCTGGTACTCTGACTTTCTTTCTAGCCACTACCTTATAATCAGGGCCATCGTAATTTTCTGAGTCTTTGTTAGCTTGGCTCTTGGCTATAATTTGAATCCCACTGAGAGAATCAACACCCAATTGACTAAGGTTAACTCCCCAAGAGCCAACATCTTGAGAACTAGAAATTTCTGTGGTGTCAATTGAGTAGCCTGCATCAATTTGTTGAAATCTGGACAGTTTTAAGAATTTGCCAACTAATTTTCCACTGCTATCAATCGCTTGAACACCTAAGTCACTATTCTTGCCGCGTTCCCAAAAGAACAAGTTGTCTAACCCAGTATCATCTTTTTGAATATCGCTATCGAAAAATAGGTTAATTTTAGAAGCACCATCATCTTCTGTATCGATAAGATTATTTAAATTACGGTTACCTAATAAAGCAGTAATTTGGCTATTAGTTGGATTATTTAGCCCAGAAACAGGCACAGGAGCTGTGGCATTATCTCCTTTATCTGTACTGCCAGCTCCAGTATTATTATTACGTGGGCCAGGAGTGCTGGTATTTCCAGGTTTAACACCGATAATCGGTGTATTGGATAATATCTCGGCTGAGTTCACCAAAGAGAAATTATCAAATGTGACTTGATTCTGAGTAATAGAATCTAACCAAATATCCCCTTTTGACGTATCTTCATCTTGAGTAAAATTTGTCTTGAAATTCGCGGCTTTGGCAGATGGTGAGATAGATAAATTTGTGCCAATAGCAAAAAATGTAAAGACAATACAAGATGCAAGTTGTAATCTCATAATTTTTACCTAAAAAGCACCTGATAATCAAATACACAGTAAATATCCCACATACTTGGAGTAAATCTAATACCCCACATTCCGCTCTTTAAACTGGCACATATTCATTGAAAAAGAATTCTGAATTCTGACTTCTGAATTCTGAATTCAGTAAGAGAAATTTGTCGGCAGAATGATGCTCAATAGTACCGCTAGCGTTTAAGCTAGTACGGGTGAACTAACTTCAGCAGAGAATGTCTGACTTAATTCTGTTTTGGCATCGTCGTGATTTACGTGTTTCTGACAATACAGGGCTGGCTGCGGCAAGACGGCAGAGTCCCAGAGTCGTGGGTGTGTTTTGCCTTGATCCAAATCTACTTGAACGGGATGATATTGCGCCAGTGAGAGTGACTTACATGATTGGCTGTTTGCAGAAACTACAAGAGCGATATGCCCAAGCTGGTAGCCAACTGTTAATACTCCACGCTAATCCTGTGCAAGCGATACCAGCTTTAGCAGAGGCTTTGAAAGCCAAAGCTGTTTTTTGGAACTGGGATGTAGAACCGTATTCGCAAGAACGCGATCGCAATATTATCAATTCTCTCAAAGAAAAAGGCATTCAATTTCTTCCCCAAAATTGGGATCAAATTCTTCACTCACCAGAGGAAATCCGCACAGGTTCAAATCAGCCCTACACTGTTTACACGCCCTTCTGGAAAAATTGGAGTAGTAAACCAAAGGCTAGTCCAGTAGAAACTCTGCAAAATGCTGAAGGATTAACAGAAACTGAACAGGAAATTGCCAAGCAAGCAGGCGCAAAGACACTACCATCAGCTAAAGATTTAGGATTTATTTGGGATGGTGGACTGGTTATTCCACCAGGAGAAGCGGCGGCGCAAGCAAGGCTAGAGGAATTTACTAGTAGAGCAATCACCGAATACCAAGAACAGCGTAATTTCCCAGCTGTTGACGGAACATCGCAACTGAGTGCAGCTTTTAAATTTGGTGTAATTGGGATTCGCACTGCTTGGCAAGCCACAATAGAAGCATTAGAAAACAGCCGCAGTGAAGAAGTCAAAACTAATATTCGCACATGGCAGCAAGAACTGGCTTGGCGAGAATTTTATCAACACGCCATGTATAATTTTCCCGAATTAGCTGATGGTGCTTACCGCGAGATATTCAAAAGCTTCCCTTGGCAAACCAACGAAGAACATTTCCAAGCTTGGTGTGAAGGTAGAACTGGCTATCCCATCGTAGATGCTGCAATGCGGCAAATGAATGAAATCGGCTGGATGCATAATCGCTGCCGAATGATTGTCGCCAGTTTCCTGACTAAAGATTTGCTGATTAATCCCCAATTGGGAGAAAAATACTTTATGCAGAAGCTGATTGATGGCGATTTATCTGCCAATAATGGCGGCTGGCAATGGAGTGCTTCTAGCGGCATGGATCCCAAACCTGTACGAATTTTCAACCCAGCCAGTCAAGCGCAAAAGTTTGATCCAGATGGGGAATATATTCGGCAATGGGTATCAGAATTGCGGTCTATGGATACAGAATATTTAGTTACTGGTAAAATTTCACCTTTAGAACGCCACGCTGTTGGCTATCCTGACCCAATTGTGGATCATAAAGTACAGCAACAGCAGTTTAAATTGCGTTATCAACAGCAAAAAGGGGCAATGGCATAAAAGAGGTGGTCTTCCCTTGCCCACTGCCGCTTATTTGCATTAACTTTAACGTGAGTTTGACGGTTAGAAAAAGGTAAAAAGCTTGCTATGTAGGGATTGGCACAACTGGGCATCACAAAGGCGATCGCACTTGATTGAGTGAGAATCGGTAAAAAAGTCACAAAATTAATTTGATGGCTGGTAATCGTGCTTATACTTATTTGCCTAAAAAACTTTCAATTGATATTTCCCAAAAGTTTTACCTGTACTACCTCCTGCCATTTTTTAGCCTTGTCGAATTCATGTTAAACAACTGCCCGAATTCAATAAACGACTGCCCGAATTCAATAAACGACTGCCCGAATTCAATAAACGACTGCCCGAATTCAATAAACGACTGCCCGAATTCAATAAACAACTGCCCGAATTCAATAAACGACTGCCCGAATTCAATAAATGACTGCCCGAATTCAATAAACGACTGCCCGAATTCAATAAACGACTGCCTAAATTCAATAAACGACTGCCCGAATTCAATAAACGACTGATTGATATTTACCCAAAAGATTTGCCTGCATTACTTCCTGCCGTTTTCTAATCGTCGAACTCACGTAACTTTAAAGTGAAATGGTATTAGCGCCCGATTTCGACATCTTCGAGGATGCCGAGTGCGTCGGGGATGAGAACGGCTGCGGAGTAGTAGGCGGTGACAAGGTAAGACATGATTGCCTTTTCGCTGATACCCATGAAGCGAACGGACAGACTCGGTTGGTATTCATCGGGGATACCCGTTTGATGTAGACCGA
This region of Nostoc sp. UHCC 0302 genomic DNA includes:
- a CDS encoding acireductone dioxygenase yields the protein MATLLLDDGTIESDLDEIVRELALLGIQLRHYDPGTSLLFPNLIDQDVVTSSEKLYILELHNSVFEFILQENGSLWCDLLNVHPGSPNLQALIATYSRYHTHTTAEPIYVLAGEMIYGFVRADGSQIQLLVHAQDYLYIPAGVEHWCSPSVSLHFKAVRYFATVEGWVPNYTGTQLSDALQKPR
- a CDS encoding exosortase-dependent surface protein XDP2, coding for MRLQLASCIVFTFFAIGTNLSISPSAKAANFKTNFTQDEDTSKGDIWLDSITQNQVTFDNFSLVNSAEILSNTPIIGVKPGNTSTPGPRNNNTGAGSTDKGDNATAPVPVSGLNNPTNSQITALLGNRNLNNLIDTEDDGASKINLFFDSDIQKDDTGLDNLFFWERGKNSDLGVQAIDSSGKLVGKFLKLSRFQQIDAGYSIDTTEISSSQDVGSWGVNLSQLGVDSLSGIQIIAKSQANKDSENYDGPDYKVVARKKVRVPEPGTILGLGMIAGISALLRRRVIKLQ
- a CDS encoding deoxyribodipyrimidine photo-lyase, 8-HDF type, with amino-acid sequence MSDLILFWHRRDLRVSDNTGLAAARRQSPRVVGVFCLDPNLLERDDIAPVRVTYMIGCLQKLQERYAQAGSQLLILHANPVQAIPALAEALKAKAVFWNWDVEPYSQERDRNIINSLKEKGIQFLPQNWDQILHSPEEIRTGSNQPYTVYTPFWKNWSSKPKASPVETLQNAEGLTETEQEIAKQAGAKTLPSAKDLGFIWDGGLVIPPGEAAAQARLEEFTSRAITEYQEQRNFPAVDGTSQLSAAFKFGVIGIRTAWQATIEALENSRSEEVKTNIRTWQQELAWREFYQHAMYNFPELADGAYREIFKSFPWQTNEEHFQAWCEGRTGYPIVDAAMRQMNEIGWMHNRCRMIVASFLTKDLLINPQLGEKYFMQKLIDGDLSANNGGWQWSASSGMDPKPVRIFNPASQAQKFDPDGEYIRQWVSELRSMDTEYLVTGKISPLERHAVGYPDPIVDHKVQQQQFKLRYQQQKGAMA